In Fastidiosipila sp., the following are encoded in one genomic region:
- a CDS encoding GNAT family N-acetyltransferase, whose protein sequence is MNGEKDQGKAMGPKNPLKGDRILLAPLTQEDLERVAPFFADAEALYYYLPDLLLPRTSAQLQALMDEWNDGVRNFVFACRYKNEAIGLVTLSDLDYAMGNAEMGIMLISRAWRGRGLASEAVKLALTYAFDELGLHRVYARLAEENLPSLNLFKRLGFTEEGRLREAMRRGGSYLDLIVVGLLENEFDRIKSTD, encoded by the coding sequence ATGAACGGGGAAAAAGATCAGGGAAAAGCCATGGGGCCAAAGAATCCATTAAAGGGCGACCGGATCCTGCTGGCTCCTCTGACTCAGGAAGATCTTGAGAGGGTCGCTCCTTTTTTTGCTGATGCGGAAGCCCTCTACTATTACCTTCCGGATCTGTTGCTTCCGCGTACGTCCGCTCAGCTTCAGGCCCTCATGGATGAATGGAATGACGGCGTCAGGAATTTTGTTTTTGCCTGCCGATATAAGAATGAGGCGATCGGGCTTGTGACCCTGTCGGATCTGGATTATGCCATGGGAAATGCGGAGATGGGGATCATGCTTATCAGTCGGGCATGGCGGGGGCGGGGATTGGCAAGTGAGGCCGTGAAGCTGGCACTGACTTATGCCTTTGACGAGCTGGGACTTCACCGCGTCTACGCACGGCTGGCGGAAGAGAACCTCCCTTCCCTGAACTTATTCAAGCGACTGGGTTTTACTGAAGAAGGGCGGCTGAGGGAAGCCATGAGGCGGGGCGGGTCTTATTTGGATTTGATTGTAGTCGGCCTCCTGGAAAACGAATTTGACCGGATAAAATCAACCGATTAA